Below is a window of Ahaetulla prasina isolate Xishuangbanna chromosome 1, ASM2864084v1, whole genome shotgun sequence DNA.
aaaagataaaatttacCAATTGTTTTCAAACCAAGACAATACTGTTCTTACACTACtctacaatgattttttttaaaaaaaaattggtcatgATTCATGATTGTAGTTGCAATATGCTACTTACAATGATACAGAGAGGGACAAGCTAGGAACTCTGCTCCCTATCCTATTCCCATATTACTGACTGTAAGAATCAGTGATAAATCAATCTTATGTACAATTTTACATCCAACCCCCTTTTATAACTTTGGCAAGATTACTTACAACTCATTCAACTTTTAATAACTAGAACTATTTAAAATAAtctaaaatgcataaaaataaagattttggCTTTATTCTATATATAATTACTTGAAATGGAAGCTCATCCTTTTCCCCACTGATAGCATATTCTGAGCAGCTTGCAGGTTTTCTCCACCAGCCCATTCATTACTGTGCCACGATTCCCTAACCTCTGTTTTCGCCCCAAGGGAACGGGCCATTCACAGGAAGGTAGACACATTCTTAAGATAGTGGTGAGTCGTTTGCTTTTCAGCTTGTGAGGTTTCCTGAAGTTTCTGTGGAAAAAAGGCTTCAGGTTCAACTCCCTTCTTCAGCCCTTTTCAGATTCCTTTTGCCATTCAATTTCCCAAACAGGTGGCAAGGGGTACGTTTCCTGGATTATACCCCAAAAGGCTGGGCTTAGGAGCCTCTTTCCATGAGCGTCCCCTCTCTCTATCCCCAACCTAATTCCAAAGAGAGGGACATGAGCGATTAAAAAATGCTGCCCCCGGTATACTCTTACATCCAATGCcaagacacacatacacagagatgaAGTACAAGCCACAGGACTGCTTAAAGTTCTATCTCAAATGTCTTCTGTAATTCGCTGGAGAAAGGGTTAGTCGGAGACGGATTAGTACGTTGTTTCGATTTACTTTCCAGTGCTGCCCACTGTGCTTCAAATGGATCCACCTGCTGGccagctccaggaggaggagcgtGTTTGTCCTCTGTGGGCCACTTGGCAGGGTCCGCACCATTGAAAGCAGCAGAGCCATTGAGCTGCTGGGCAGGGGGTTTAAAGAAAGGGCTGGCGGTAGCGCTATTCGTTTCATATTGAGGAAATGTCTGCTGCTTTATAAGACTAGGTGACTGATGAGCGTGGGACACTTGACTGTGACCTGCAGTGCCAAAGACATTGGCTACCATCTGGGATGGGGTGATTCCAATCATGGTCACGCTGGGAGCTGAATAGGGCATTCCATTTGCGACCGCATAGGGCTGAGCCTGGATAAACGTAGGCTGCATGGGCTGCACCACCCCGATAGGCACCGGTGGAGGTGCAATGAAGGTGCCGCCTGGAAAAGCTGGTGCTGCCTGAGAAACCACCGCAGGAGGCTGGAGGAGCGGCTGGGGAGCTGGAGGCTGGGACTGCACCTGAGGCTGCTGTGACCGGACAGTTTTAGATACTTCTTCCAACCAACGGTCTGCCTCCGAGGGAGTGCGTCTGTGGGTTGCCTGAAACAGATTTGGTGAGGCATCTCCCGAGTCTGCACTCCAGTCAGCACCTGTGAAAAGAAATTAAGAACAGGATATATAACCTCAGCAAGATACTGTCTTCTCCTTCTTCAGGACAATTTGATGAGGAATTGAAATAGCTTTTAACCACCATCAGGTGTAGAAAGCTGATTTCCTATTGCCGGTCAGTAGTAAAGAATATGTAACAATGATTAACATACTTTAATAGTGTACGTATGAAGTTCCAGTTATGTTGGCAAAGATTTTAAAACTGAAACTAGAACTGGGCATTTAATTAAACAAGTTATGGGCTTGCTCCCAGCTTTTCAAATTCAATGTTCAACTTCTGGTTCTAATGTCCTAAAGGAGGACTTGTTAGCCAAGTCAACTGATCTACAATAACAGATAAATTATACCCTTCATCCCATGGTCAGAAATTCTAGGCACTCAGAAGTGTGCATAATCCAGTTTGGATACAAGGCCTCAAGTAAAAAGACATGAAATTATAATGGAGATATGAGATCAATATTCAGGGACTGGATGGCTAATTAAATTCTGTGGGAATCTGATAGAACCATGGTGAAATAGTCCTTGCACCTTTTgcttaaatgaataaaaatacatgaaaaatATTAATCTTCCATGGCAGAAAACCGTATGGCTTTAGAAACATATATCACTttgatttaaacaaaaaaaaaatctactatgGCTTAGAGTTGGATTctcaaatagttttttaaatcacTAGGAATcttatatatttgtatttgtattatatAATTGTAGTTAATTACTCCAAGTACTAATTCATAACACTAAATCACTGATTTTGTGAAGAgccacttttttacattaaagttACTGGTTACTGAAATAGTCTTTTCTTCTAATAAGCTTGAAtatgttatttatgtatttaattatattaTCTACCTGTACACCTACTAATTTAActtccacattaaaaaaaatacatttaaatatccaGTTCTTCTACTTTCCCTTAGCTGTACTtctggatattaaaaaaaaaaaatccttaagaaCCATTTTGTGGATCAGATCAAAGTCTTTCAAATCCAGCATCACAAATGTTAAGCTTCTAAAAGCAACACACCAAGATCAGTGCCCAGTCTTACCAGAAGGAGAAGCTACAGCTCCAGTTTTAGCAACAGCTGGAGCAGCAGGGGACTTAGCCCAGGGATTGGATTCACGAAGTGGTATTGCTGTAGATGCTATAGTAGTTTGAGCTGGTTTATCAGCAAACACATGGAAGGCAGAGGCAATGCCATTGACTAAAATTGGAGCAGACAACATCAATGCTGTTAATTCATGCAAGGCATGCACATGACTGGAATGTTGAAAATAACACATGGTTTTGCCAGCATGCAACATACATCAAGCACTTAGTCATGCTTGTCCATTATTATTCtatgagcatttttttttatttaacacaTTTTTGTTAATTCCTTTGGAAGATAGTTTGGATATTTACTAATATTTTAAAGGATGTTTTGTGGACTTAGAAGTTCTGACTTTATTCCTTGCTCTCAGAGCAAGTTTAGAAGGACAAAGTAGTGGGTTGGAACATCCTGCTTTATTGGTATTCTGGCGAAAGAAAATTATTTCGACTATCAGCGGTTGCCTTTCATTATTTAAAACCAACAGTGAGATAGTTACTGTCTCAAAGATTTGACTGCAAGTTATATCTCATTTATAAGATATCAAAGCAAGACATAAAGATTGTTACCTAACATCAAAGCTGGGAACATCTCTTCAACTTTAGAGCCTTTGTGTTCCTTAAAATAAGCAACAGGTAGcaaatgatacaacagtgatcggtctcattcaagacaatgatgaatccgcatacagacaggaggttgaacaactagcctcatggtgcaaccagaacaatctggaatcgaacacactcaaaactgtacaaatggtggtggactttagaagaaaccctcccatactaccacctcttacaatactagacaacacagtatcaacagtagagaccttcaaatttctagattctaccatatctcacgacctaaaatggacatccaacatcaaaaacgtcatcaaaaaaggacaacaaagaatgttctttctgtaccaactcggaaagctcaaactgcccaagatgctgctgatacagttctacagaggaattattgagtctgtcatctgcacctctataactgtctggtttggttctgcaactcaacaagacagacacagacttcagaggataattagaactgcagaaaatacaattgctaccaacctgcattccactgaggatctgtatagtgcacaagtcaaaaagagggctgtgaaaattacagacctctcacatcctggacataaactgtttcaactcctacccccaaaacgatgctatagagcactgcacacccaaacaaatagacacaagaacagtttttccccgaatgccatcactctgctaaacatataattccctccacactgtcaaactaattactaagtctgcattactattaatcttctcatcattcctatcacctgtctcctcccacttatgactttatgactgtgaccttgttgctggtatccttaagatttatattgactatttccctatgactatcattaagtgttgtaccttatgattcttgacgaatgtatcttttcttttatgtattccgagagcatatgcaccaagataaattctttgtgtgtccaatcaaatttggccaataaagaattctattctattctattctatttactggggtttttttaagatCCAGGAGACTGGAAAAGGGGTAATTACATATAATTTCTTACATAGTAAGGTTTTATCTGTAACATCTGAAAGATGTGGcctctcttttaattttttcccctattatTAGCATGTAACCGACTGTTTTCaatatgtccttgactttctaaGAATTTCACATACAAGTAGCTTACAAGCAAACAACTTAGTTAAAACAGAATGATTCCAGATGCAAACAAAAAAGCTGCAAGATGGTTTAAAACATTACATTGCTAGCACACAAAAGGAAAACAGCATTGGCACATATAAAAAGTATCACATGCGTCCAAGTCTGGAGGCCACACACCTTGAAAAGATGGCGACTGTGGCGCAACTGCTGTTACTGGCTTTGTCATTGGGGCAGAGGAGAAAGGATCCTCAGATGGTGCGCTAAAGGCGTTTGTAATCTGGGAGCACAATGAACTAATGCTATCGACTTCTCCTTCGGACTCAGGAACTGAAAGCAGAAAAAAGAAGTTTGCACAGATATGGCCCAGCATAATACAAAGGCACCTTCCTGCTTTTTCACAATGTTGTTCTTTGATCTTTTCCCCCCACATGATTAGGAAACTACATCTATCCTCTGAAAACCCTAAGAGGAAAActtaagaacaaagaaaaatttggGGAATGAGCATGAAGGTTACAATTATTCTGATTATATGTCAGTTTCTCAGAGTACTTATATCCATATTAAACATCAGAATAATTATCAAAGCCGCACAACTTTCACTTGCAATAGCTAAGCCTTTAACTCATTAACCATTGCAAATATATATTACTCAAGATATGCTGAAAGAAGCTAAAATGTTTTTGACTAAGTGGACTCCTTATAGTTGAAAAATAATTAACAGCAGTCAATAAACTTTGAATACAGATATCAAACCCATATTTGGCAATATGTGATGTTATCTAGAAATTCTGATTATATTTAGAAGAAACCTATCACTGTTTAATCTAATATTACAACTCAGACGTCATAAAACCAGCAACATAATTGCACCTAGTAGTGACATAACTACAAGAAGGGAAACAAAGAAAGTTCCAAAGAGAATCAAACCAGCATTTGTTCTTTCTCAAATACTCAAAACAGAATTTGGGAAATTTTTTATCCTACCTGAGTTTTTTATAGGGAAGTCAGTCTTTCTTTGCACTGTTGAAGGCAACTCATTGATTCGTAGAGAAAGCTGGCGCTTAAATGGAGACATCTtctggctaagagcaggaaaaccTCGGAAAGACCCCTGCCTGGCAAGCTGTTCAATAGGAGCATGTCGCCGAGGGATGGCATGAGGATTGCTGGATTCTTTTTCAGCAGAAGTTGCAACTTCAGCAGTAGGAGAAGTGGGCGAACCTGGAGATGGAGCCGTATTaccaggtacaacacttgatgcaGTTGTTTTCACATCTGTTTCAActgtaatgaaatattttaaaaatgaagagcaTGAATACTTGAgactaatctttttttaaaaaaaaaaattcttttagttCATGAAAAAGTACATTTGTGATGCAAAATATAGCTTCTGGCTTATTTAGTCTTTACATCTTTAATATAAGGCAAATACAGTTCAATGATTTAATTTATCACCTAATTAACATTTCAAGTATCAATTAAACTTTCTTATCTCAAGGGGCAAAAAAGCATACATAGGATTTATTTATTGAAGAGTTGGCATATGTTACTAAGTGTTTATATTTGCAGCCCCAACCTGAAAGGAGTATATATGGCTGAATATGTGCTCTTAGTCCTTCATTTGTAAAactgagataaaaatcagatttggGTATGTAACAGTTCTAGAAACCTGAGATCAGACCTTTCTTTTTAAATCTCAGGTGGCAGAGTTTGTCACTATCAGTAACAATGATTTCCAGGCCTAAACATTTAGAGAATTGGTTTCAAATGGACCTTTCTCATCTCGTGGACTAATGTCCGAGGTACTGCCAATGTGTTTTCATCTATAACATGAGgcctgaaatgtattttttttcaatctgCTGCCTGCCATTCATTTTAAGATCAGAAAGCAGCAAATTCCTTCACCCTGAGGTACATGTTACAACTGGTCCTTTAGACTTCTATTTAGACACTTCCTATAGTTACTATATTTTGAGCCATGATGCATCATATCACGGAatttttgaattgaattttttgcaCATGAAtaggaaaatattaaaatgttgccCTCAGCTTTATATATTTTCATAGGACAACAATGTCTagccttttttttcctgtcaaTGAAGCTACATTTTTCATACCGCTTTTCaatcataccaggggtgaaatgttcccagttcggaccggatcacctgatccggtagcgatggcagcaggtggttcggagaaccggtagcaaaaatccctccccccacccggcccatgcccagctga
It encodes the following:
- the NUMB gene encoding protein numb homolog isoform X3, whose translation is MNKLRQSFRRKKDVYVPEASRPHQWQTDEEGVRTGKCSFPVKYLGHVEVDESRGMHICEDAVKRLKAERKFFKGFFGKSGKKAVKAVLWVSADGLRVVDEKTKDLIVDQTIEKVSFCAPDRNFDRAFSYICRDGTTRRWICHCFMAVKDTGERLSHAVGCAFAACLERKQKREKECGVTATFDASRTTFTREGSFRVTTATEQAEREEVMRQIQDIKVETDVKTTASSVVPGNTAPSPGSPTSPTAEVATSAEKESSNPHAIPRRHAPIEQLARQGSFRGFPALSQKMSPFKRQLSLRINELPSTVQRKTDFPIKNSVPESEGEVDSISSLCSQITNAFSAPSEDPFSSAPMTKPVTAVAPQSPSFQGADWSADSGDASPNLFQATHRRTPSEADRWLEEVSKTVRSQQPQVQSQPPAPQPLLQPPAVVSQAAPAFPGGTFIAPPPVPIGVVQPMQPTFIQAQPYAVANGMPYSAPSVTMIGITPSQMVANVFGTAGHSQVSHAHQSPSLIKQQTFPQYETNSATASPFFKPPAQQLNGSAAFNGADPAKWPTEDKHAPPPGAGQQVDPFEAQWAALESKSKQRTNPSPTNPFSSELQKTFEIEL
- the NUMB gene encoding protein numb homolog isoform X4; this translates as MNKLRQSFRRKKDVYVPEASRPHQWQTDEEGVRTGKCSFPVKYLGHVEVDESRGMHICEDAVKRLKASGKKAVKAVLWVSADGLRVVDEKTKDLIVDQTIEKVSFCAPDRNFDRAFSYICRDGTTRRWICHCFMAVKDTGERLSHAVGCAFAACLERKQKREKECGVTATFDASRTTFTREGSFRVTTATEQAEREEVMRQIQDIKVETDVKTTASSVVPGNTAPSPGSPTSPTAEVATSAEKESSNPHAIPRRHAPIEQLARQGSFRGFPALSQKMSPFKRQLSLRINELPSTVQRKTDFPIKNSVPESEGEVDSISSLCSQITNAFSAPSEDPFSSAPMTKPVTAVAPQSPSFQGADWSADSGDASPNLFQATHRRTPSEADRWLEEVSKTVRSQQPQVQSQPPAPQPLLQPPAVVSQAAPAFPGGTFIAPPPVPIGVVQPMQPTFIQAQPYAVANGMPYSAPSVTMIGITPSQMVANVFGTAGHSQVSHAHQSPSLIKQQTFPQYETNSATASPFFKPPAQQLNGSAAFNGADPAKWPTEDKHAPPPGAGQQVDPFEAQWAALESKSKQRTNPSPTNPFSSELQKTFEIEL
- the NUMB gene encoding protein numb homolog isoform X1 encodes the protein MNKLRQSFRRKKDVYVPEASRPHQWQTDEEGVRTGKCSFPVKYLGHVEVDESRGMHICEDAVKRLKAERKFFKGFFGKSGKKAVKAVLWVSADGLRVVDEKTKDLIVDQTIEKVSFCAPDRNFDRAFSYICRDGTTRRWICHCFMAVKDTGERLSHAVGCAFAACLERKQKREKECGVTATFDASRTTFTREGSFRVTTATEQAEREEVMRQIQDIKVETDVKTTASSVVPGNTAPSPGSPTSPTAEVATSAEKESSNPHAIPRRHAPIEQLARQGSFRGFPALSQKMSPFKRQLSLRINELPSTVQRKTDFPIKNSVPESEGEVDSISSLCSQITNAFSAPSEDPFSSAPMTKPVTAVAPQSPSFQVNGIASAFHVFADKPAQTTIASTAIPLRESNPWAKSPAAPAVAKTGAVASPSGADWSADSGDASPNLFQATHRRTPSEADRWLEEVSKTVRSQQPQVQSQPPAPQPLLQPPAVVSQAAPAFPGGTFIAPPPVPIGVVQPMQPTFIQAQPYAVANGMPYSAPSVTMIGITPSQMVANVFGTAGHSQVSHAHQSPSLIKQQTFPQYETNSATASPFFKPPAQQLNGSAAFNGADPAKWPTEDKHAPPPGAGQQVDPFEAQWAALESKSKQRTNPSPTNPFSSELQKTFEIEL
- the NUMB gene encoding protein numb homolog isoform X2, which gives rise to MNKLRQSFRRKKDVYVPEASRPHQWQTDEEGVRTGKCSFPVKYLGHVEVDESRGMHICEDAVKRLKASGKKAVKAVLWVSADGLRVVDEKTKDLIVDQTIEKVSFCAPDRNFDRAFSYICRDGTTRRWICHCFMAVKDTGERLSHAVGCAFAACLERKQKREKECGVTATFDASRTTFTREGSFRVTTATEQAEREEVMRQIQDIKVETDVKTTASSVVPGNTAPSPGSPTSPTAEVATSAEKESSNPHAIPRRHAPIEQLARQGSFRGFPALSQKMSPFKRQLSLRINELPSTVQRKTDFPIKNSVPESEGEVDSISSLCSQITNAFSAPSEDPFSSAPMTKPVTAVAPQSPSFQVNGIASAFHVFADKPAQTTIASTAIPLRESNPWAKSPAAPAVAKTGAVASPSGADWSADSGDASPNLFQATHRRTPSEADRWLEEVSKTVRSQQPQVQSQPPAPQPLLQPPAVVSQAAPAFPGGTFIAPPPVPIGVVQPMQPTFIQAQPYAVANGMPYSAPSVTMIGITPSQMVANVFGTAGHSQVSHAHQSPSLIKQQTFPQYETNSATASPFFKPPAQQLNGSAAFNGADPAKWPTEDKHAPPPGAGQQVDPFEAQWAALESKSKQRTNPSPTNPFSSELQKTFEIEL